The following proteins come from a genomic window of Streptomyces sp. NBC_01716:
- a CDS encoding peptide ABC transporter substrate-binding protein, whose translation MRGATHAKWAAGALAVALTATACGGGGGGSGGSGGSSGVLSSSWGDPQNPLEPSNTNEVQGGKVLDMVFRGLKRYNPKTAKAENMLAQKIDTKDSTNFTITVKNGWTFSNGEKVTAKSFVDAWNYGANLRNNQRNAYFFGQIDGYTAVHPDSGSPTATTLSGLKVTGPQTFTVKLSQKFSTWPDTLGYAAFAPLPTAFFKDHAGWLAKPVGNGPYTIDSYTKGSQMSLRKWDNYPGPDKAQNGGVDLKVYTDNNTAYTDLTAGNLDLVDDVPASQLKNAPADLGSRYINTPAGIIQTLAFPFYDEAWNTPDAQKVRTGLSMAINRKQITETIFQKTRTPATDWTSPVLGTSGGFQAGLCGKACDFDPAAAKKMINDGGGLPGGRIQLSYNADTGSHKDWIDAVCNSINNTLGNDRACVGRPIGTFADFRSQITQQKMPGPFRAGWQMDYPLIQNFLQPLYFTNASSNDGKFTNAEFDKLVNEANAESDQPTAIKKFQQAEGVVRDNMAAIPLWYQNGSAGYSERLSNVKLNPFSVPVYNEIKVN comes from the coding sequence ATGCGCGGAGCCACGCACGCCAAGTGGGCCGCAGGTGCGCTCGCCGTCGCCCTCACCGCGACGGCCTGTGGCGGCGGCGGGGGCGGAAGCGGCGGGAGTGGCGGGAGCAGCGGGGTACTCAGCTCGTCCTGGGGCGACCCGCAGAACCCGCTGGAGCCCTCCAATACGAACGAGGTCCAGGGCGGCAAGGTCCTCGACATGGTGTTCCGGGGACTGAAGCGGTACAACCCGAAGACCGCCAAGGCCGAGAACATGCTCGCCCAGAAGATCGACACGAAGGACTCGACGAACTTCACGATCACCGTCAAGAACGGCTGGACCTTCAGCAACGGTGAGAAGGTCACGGCCAAGTCCTTCGTGGACGCCTGGAACTACGGCGCGAACCTGCGGAACAACCAGCGCAACGCCTACTTCTTCGGCCAGATCGACGGCTACACGGCCGTCCACCCCGACTCGGGCAGCCCCACCGCCACCACGCTCTCCGGCCTCAAGGTCACCGGCCCCCAGACCTTCACCGTCAAGCTCTCCCAGAAGTTCTCCACCTGGCCCGACACCCTCGGATACGCCGCGTTCGCGCCACTGCCCACCGCGTTCTTCAAGGACCACGCGGGCTGGCTCGCCAAGCCCGTCGGCAACGGGCCGTACACCATCGACTCGTACACCAAGGGCTCACAGATGTCCCTGCGCAAGTGGGACAACTACCCGGGGCCGGACAAGGCGCAGAACGGCGGCGTGGACCTGAAGGTCTACACCGACAACAACACCGCCTACACCGACCTGACGGCGGGCAACCTGGACCTCGTCGACGACGTCCCTGCCTCCCAGCTCAAGAACGCGCCCGCCGACCTGGGGTCCCGCTACATCAACACCCCCGCCGGCATCATCCAGACCCTTGCCTTCCCCTTCTACGACGAGGCCTGGAACACCCCGGACGCCCAGAAGGTCCGCACCGGTCTGTCGATGGCGATCAACCGCAAGCAGATCACCGAGACGATCTTCCAGAAGACCCGCACCCCGGCCACCGACTGGACATCCCCGGTCCTCGGCACGTCGGGCGGCTTCCAGGCCGGCCTCTGCGGCAAGGCCTGCGACTTCGACCCCGCCGCCGCCAAGAAGATGATCAACGACGGCGGTGGCCTCCCCGGGGGCCGGATCCAGCTCTCGTACAACGCGGACACCGGCTCCCACAAGGACTGGATCGACGCCGTCTGCAACAGCATCAACAACACCCTCGGCAACGACCGCGCGTGCGTGGGCAGGCCCATCGGCACCTTCGCCGACTTCCGCAGCCAGATCACCCAGCAGAAGATGCCGGGTCCGTTCCGGGCCGGCTGGCAGATGGACTACCCGCTGATCCAGAACTTCCTCCAGCCGCTCTACTTCACCAACGCCTCATCGAACGACGGCAAGTTCACGAACGCCGAGTTCGACAAGCTCGTCAACGAGGCGAACGCCGAGAGCGACCAACCGACCGCGATCAAGAAGTTCCAGCAGGCCGAGGGCGTCGTACGGGACAACATGGCCGCCATCCCGCTCTGGTACCAGAACGGCAGCGCCGGCTACTCGGAGCGGCTGAGCAACGTCAAGCTGAACCCCTTCAGCGTCCCCGTCTACAACGAGATCAAGGTCAACTGA
- a CDS encoding ABC transporter permease: MGRYVARRLLQMIPVFIGTTLIIFLMVHILPGDPIRAMWGDKAADPAQVAALRADFGLDQPLWKQYVDYMWGLLQGDFGETFGGRQVADEMSEAFPVTLRLTMVALVIEIIIGIGLGAWAGLKAGKAVDTGVLIFTLVVISIPVFVLGYLARFVLADELGWVAPNVQDSTDYAQLFLPGFVLAMLSMAYVARLTRTTFAENLRADYMRTAMAKGLPRRRIVGVHLLRNSLIPVVTFLGTDVGGFIGGAVITEGIFNVQGVGNLLFKALQGREGSTIVGVVTVFVLIILLINLVVDLLYAVLDPRIRYA; this comes from the coding sequence ATGGGGCGCTACGTCGCCAGGCGACTGCTCCAGATGATCCCGGTATTCATCGGGACCACTCTGATTATTTTCCTTATGGTCCACATCCTTCCGGGCGATCCGATCCGGGCGATGTGGGGTGACAAGGCGGCGGACCCCGCACAGGTCGCCGCGCTACGTGCTGACTTCGGGCTCGATCAGCCCCTGTGGAAGCAGTACGTCGACTACATGTGGGGCCTCCTCCAGGGAGACTTCGGCGAGACGTTCGGTGGCCGCCAGGTCGCCGACGAGATGTCCGAGGCCTTCCCGGTGACGCTCCGGCTCACCATGGTGGCGCTGGTCATCGAGATCATCATCGGTATCGGTCTCGGCGCCTGGGCGGGCCTGAAGGCCGGCAAGGCCGTCGACACCGGCGTACTGATCTTCACGCTCGTCGTCATCTCGATCCCGGTGTTCGTGCTCGGTTACCTGGCACGCTTCGTCCTCGCCGACGAACTGGGGTGGGTCGCGCCCAATGTGCAGGACTCCACGGACTACGCCCAGCTGTTCCTGCCAGGGTTCGTCCTGGCGATGCTGTCGATGGCGTACGTGGCGCGGCTGACCCGCACGACCTTCGCGGAGAACCTGCGGGCCGACTACATGCGTACGGCGATGGCCAAGGGACTGCCCAGACGCCGCATCGTCGGCGTCCACCTGCTGCGCAACTCGCTGATCCCGGTCGTCACCTTCCTCGGCACCGACGTCGGTGGCTTCATCGGCGGCGCGGTCATCACCGAGGGCATCTTCAACGTCCAGGGCGTCGGCAACCTGCTCTTCAAGGCGCTCCAAGGCCGTGAGGGCTCGACGATCGTCGGCGTGGTCACGGTCTTCGTGCTCATCATTCTTCTGATCAACCTGGTCGTCGACCTGCTGTACGCGGTCCTGGACCCGAGGATCCGGTATGCCTGA
- a CDS encoding ABC transporter ATP-binding protein, translated as MAEPRKTDGNPAAPAEDVTPNVTEVAEIDVATESAAVAAIEAPAERGEPILQVRNLVKHFPLTQGILFKRQVGAVKAVDGVSFDLYQGETLGIVGESGCGKSTVARLLMTLETATAGEVFYKGQDITRLSGRALKAVRRNIQMVFQDPYTSLNPRMTVGDIIGEPFDIHPEVAPRGDRRGKVQDLLDVVGLNPEYINRYPHQFSGGQRQRIGIARGLALNPEVIICDEPVSALDVSVQAQVINLMEKLQDEFNLSYIFIAHDLSIVRHISDRVGVMYLGKIAEIGTDTQIYDHPTHPYTQALLSAVPVPDPDARAGRERIILAGDVPSPANPPSGCRFRTRCWKAQDRCAKEVPLLAIPERFVASTTPAAHESACHFAEEKDVVHAA; from the coding sequence ATGGCTGAGCCCAGGAAGACGGACGGGAACCCGGCCGCACCGGCCGAGGACGTCACCCCCAACGTCACTGAGGTGGCGGAGATCGACGTCGCCACCGAGTCGGCGGCGGTCGCCGCCATCGAGGCGCCCGCGGAGCGCGGGGAGCCGATCCTCCAGGTCCGCAACCTGGTCAAGCACTTCCCGCTGACCCAGGGCATCCTCTTCAAGCGCCAGGTCGGCGCGGTCAAGGCCGTGGACGGGGTCTCCTTCGACCTCTACCAGGGCGAGACGCTGGGTATCGTCGGCGAGTCGGGCTGTGGCAAGTCCACGGTGGCCCGGCTGCTGATGACGCTGGAGACGGCGACCGCGGGCGAGGTCTTCTACAAGGGCCAGGACATCACCCGGCTGTCCGGGCGGGCGCTCAAGGCGGTCCGCCGGAACATCCAGATGGTCTTCCAGGACCCGTACACCTCGCTGAACCCGCGTATGACCGTCGGCGACATCATCGGTGAGCCCTTCGACATCCACCCCGAGGTGGCGCCGAGGGGTGACCGGCGGGGCAAGGTCCAGGACCTGCTCGACGTCGTGGGACTGAACCCGGAGTACATCAACAGGTACCCGCACCAGTTCTCCGGCGGCCAGCGCCAGCGCATCGGCATCGCCCGCGGTCTCGCCCTCAACCCCGAGGTCATCATCTGCGACGAGCCGGTCTCGGCGCTGGACGTGTCCGTGCAGGCGCAGGTCATCAACCTGATGGAGAAGCTCCAGGACGAGTTCAACCTGTCCTACATCTTCATCGCGCACGACCTGTCGATCGTCCGGCACATCTCCGACCGGGTGGGTGTCATGTACCTCGGCAAGATCGCCGAGATCGGTACGGACACCCAGATCTACGACCACCCGACGCACCCCTACACCCAGGCGCTGCTGTCGGCGGTCCCGGTCCCCGACCCGGATGCCCGTGCCGGCCGCGAGCGGATCATCCTCGCCGGCGACGTGCCGTCCCCGGCGAACCCGCCGTCCGGCTGCCGGTTCCGTACCCGCTGCTGGAAGGCGCAGGACAGGTGCGCCAAGGAGGTCCCGCTGCTGGCGATCCCCGAGCGCTTCGTCGCCTCGACGACGCCGGCGGCGCACGAGTCGGCGTGCCACTTCGCCGAGGAGAAGGACGTCGTCCACGCCGCGTGA
- a CDS encoding ABC transporter ATP-binding protein — MTIIEETSSVPTPRPGESDTTPLLEVRDLHVEFHTRDGVAKAVNGVNYSVASGETLAVLGESGSGKSVTAQAIMGILDMPPGSIPQGQILYRGQDMLTMSYEERRKIRGRKIAMIFQDALSSLNPVLSVGYQLGEMYRVHEGLSRKAAKIKAVELMERVNIPAAKARVNDYPHQFSGGMRQRIMIAMALALEPDLIIADEPTTALDVTVQAQVMDLLADLQREFNMGLILITHDLGVVADVADKIAVMYAGRIVETAPVHELYKRPAHPYTRGLLDSIPRLDQKGQELYAIKGLPPNLLKIPAGCAFNPRCPKAQDICRTDVPVLQPVTEQDGTELPGRGSACHFWKETIHG; from the coding sequence GTGACCATCATCGAAGAAACCTCAAGTGTCCCGACGCCCCGACCGGGCGAGTCGGACACCACCCCGCTGCTCGAAGTACGCGACCTCCACGTGGAGTTCCACACCCGCGACGGTGTCGCCAAGGCCGTCAACGGGGTGAACTACAGCGTGGCCTCGGGCGAGACCCTGGCCGTGCTCGGTGAGTCCGGCTCCGGCAAGTCCGTGACCGCGCAGGCGATCATGGGCATTCTCGACATGCCGCCGGGCTCCATCCCGCAGGGCCAGATCCTGTACCGCGGGCAGGACATGCTCACCATGAGCTACGAGGAGCGGCGGAAGATCCGCGGCCGGAAGATCGCGATGATCTTCCAGGACGCGCTCTCCTCGCTCAACCCCGTGCTGTCGGTGGGCTACCAGCTCGGCGAGATGTACCGGGTCCATGAGGGCCTCTCCCGCAAGGCGGCCAAGATCAAGGCCGTCGAGCTGATGGAGCGGGTCAACATCCCGGCGGCGAAGGCGCGGGTCAACGACTACCCGCACCAGTTCTCCGGCGGTATGCGCCAGCGCATCATGATCGCGATGGCGCTCGCACTGGAGCCCGACCTGATCATCGCGGACGAGCCGACGACCGCGCTCGACGTGACCGTGCAGGCCCAGGTGATGGACCTGCTCGCGGACCTCCAGCGTGAGTTCAACATGGGGCTGATCCTGATCACCCACGACCTCGGCGTCGTCGCCGACGTCGCGGACAAGATCGCCGTCATGTACGCGGGCCGGATCGTGGAGACCGCGCCGGTGCACGAGCTCTACAAGCGGCCTGCGCACCCGTACACACGCGGTCTGCTCGACTCCATCCCCCGGCTCGACCAGAAGGGGCAGGAGCTCTACGCGATCAAGGGCCTGCCGCCCAACCTGCTCAAGATCCCGGCCGGCTGCGCGTTCAACCCGCGCTGCCCGAAGGCGCAGGACATCTGCCGTACGGATGTCCCGGTCCTCCAGCCGGTGACCGAGCAGGACGGTACCGAGCTGCCCGGCCGCGGCAGCGCGTGCCACTTCTGGAAGGAGACGATCCATGGCTGA
- a CDS encoding ABC transporter permease, with the protein MPDVIKTKTDATTDAIAPPAAGAPETAADGHKSQGKPRSLWGDAWYDLRHRPMFWVSSILLVFLIVVAVFPGLFTSADPRDGDLTNHFLTKPELGSFFQPDWFGYDGQGRSIYARVVYGTRASILVGVGVTAAVTLLGGLLGMLAGYFGGWLDSVISRITDIFFGIPFLLGAMVVLNAFTERKVYVVIFALAFLGWTSICRVMRSSVITAKQADYVTAARALGAGTRRILFRHVLPNAMAPTIVVATIALGGYISAEATLSFLGLGLADPTISWGIDIAQGSKDIRDNPHALFFPAGMLSLTVFAFIMLGDAVRDALDPKLR; encoded by the coding sequence ATGCCTGACGTGATCAAGACCAAGACGGACGCGACCACCGACGCCATCGCGCCGCCGGCCGCCGGAGCTCCCGAGACCGCGGCCGACGGCCACAAGTCGCAGGGCAAGCCGCGCAGCCTGTGGGGCGACGCCTGGTACGACCTGCGGCACCGCCCGATGTTCTGGGTCTCCTCGATCCTGCTCGTCTTCCTGATAGTCGTCGCCGTCTTCCCGGGGCTGTTCACCAGCGCCGACCCGCGCGACGGCGACCTCACCAACCACTTCCTGACCAAGCCGGAGCTGGGCAGCTTCTTCCAGCCCGACTGGTTCGGCTACGACGGCCAGGGCCGTTCGATCTACGCGCGTGTCGTCTACGGGACGCGGGCCTCGATCCTGGTCGGTGTCGGTGTCACCGCCGCGGTGACGCTCCTCGGCGGACTGCTCGGGATGCTGGCCGGCTACTTCGGCGGCTGGCTCGACTCGGTCATCTCCCGTATCACCGACATCTTCTTCGGCATCCCCTTCCTGCTCGGCGCGATGGTCGTCCTGAACGCCTTCACCGAGCGCAAGGTCTACGTCGTGATCTTCGCCCTGGCCTTCCTGGGCTGGACATCGATCTGCCGCGTGATGCGCTCGTCGGTGATCACCGCGAAGCAGGCGGACTACGTGACGGCGGCGCGCGCCCTCGGCGCGGGCACCCGGCGGATCCTCTTCCGCCATGTGCTGCCGAACGCCATGGCACCGACCATCGTCGTCGCGACGATCGCGCTGGGCGGCTACATCTCGGCCGAGGCGACCCTGTCGTTCCTGGGTCTCGGCCTCGCCGATCCGACCATTTCCTGGGGCATCGACATCGCCCAGGGCAGCAAGGACATCAGGGACAACCCGCACGCCCTGTTCTTCCCGGCCGGAATGCTGAGCCTCACGGTCTTCGCGTTCATCATGCTGGGTGACGCCGTCCGCGACGCCCTCGACCCGAAGCTGCGCTGA